Proteins from a genomic interval of Syntrophorhabdus sp.:
- a CDS encoding glycerate kinase: MTPEKRRDAIVDIFRAGLRAVDPGRSVREHMPHVFNVCRETGVTEVEVIALGKGAATMAKAAMDELNDKVHARGIVLTKYGHAHGVVFHGNVEVFEAGHPIPDEAGHAAAQRILRVLEDADETMLALFLISGGGSALLASPAEGMTLADKQAVTDLLLRSGASIDELNTVRKHLSRVKGGRLAKAAYPAHGISLILSDVIGDRLDVIASGPTAPDPSTYAEAIDVLGRYNLKDKVPANVMKILLDGAAGTFPETPKKGDPVFANFENIIIAGNQKATAAAEARAIELGFNPVAPANNVEGEASKLGARYARAVRSTQRWIGNDPQRQSMCFIYGGEPTVTVKGDGKGGRNTELALAFAIAADGMEGVTFLSAGTDGTDGPTDAAGAIVDGGTVKRGREKGLDAREYLERNDSYSFFKETGELLITGPTGTNVMDLEIVLIERP, encoded by the coding sequence ATGACGCCGGAAAAGAGAAGAGACGCGATCGTTGATATTTTCAGGGCAGGGCTTCGGGCTGTTGATCCGGGGCGGTCCGTGAGGGAGCATATGCCTCATGTGTTCAACGTGTGCCGGGAGACGGGTGTCACGGAGGTGGAGGTCATCGCCCTCGGCAAGGGCGCGGCCACCATGGCGAAGGCGGCCATGGACGAACTCAACGACAAGGTCCACGCCAGGGGGATCGTCCTTACGAAGTACGGCCACGCCCATGGTGTTGTCTTTCACGGCAACGTGGAGGTCTTCGAGGCGGGACACCCCATACCGGACGAGGCGGGCCACGCGGCGGCGCAGAGGATCCTGAGGGTCCTTGAGGACGCCGACGAGACAATGCTTGCCCTCTTTCTCATCTCCGGAGGCGGCTCGGCGCTTCTCGCGTCCCCCGCGGAGGGCATGACCCTTGCCGACAAGCAGGCCGTGACGGACCTCCTGCTCAGATCCGGCGCCAGCATAGACGAGCTCAACACGGTGCGCAAGCACCTCTCCCGGGTAAAGGGCGGCAGACTGGCGAAGGCCGCCTACCCCGCCCACGGTATATCCCTTATCCTCTCCGATGTCATCGGCGACCGCCTGGACGTCATCGCCTCGGGCCCCACGGCGCCCGATCCCTCGACGTACGCGGAGGCCATCGATGTCCTCGGCAGGTACAACCTGAAGGACAAAGTCCCCGCCAATGTCATGAAGATACTCCTTGACGGCGCCGCCGGTACCTTCCCCGAGACCCCGAAGAAGGGCGACCCCGTCTTCGCGAACTTCGAGAACATCATCATAGCCGGCAACCAGAAGGCCACAGCCGCCGCCGAAGCACGCGCGATCGAACTCGGCTTCAACCCCGTCGCCCCCGCCAACAACGTGGAGGGCGAAGCCAGCAAACTGGGCGCCCGCTACGCCCGCGCCGTCAGGTCCACCCAGAGATGGATAGGCAACGACCCCCAACGCCAGAGCATGTGCTTCATCTACGGCGGCGAACCGACGGTAACGGTGAAGGGGGACGGCAAGGGGGGGCGGAACACGGAGCTGGCACTGGCCTTCGCCATCGCCGCTGACGGTATGGAGGGCGTCACGTTCCTCTCGGCGGGTACCGACGGAACGGACGGGCCCACGGATGCCGCGGGGGCCATAGTGGACGGGGGGACGGTGAAGCGAGGGAGAGAGAAGGGGCTCGACGCGCGGGAGTACCTGGAGAGGAATGATTCGTACAGCTTCTTCAAGGAAACGGGAGAGCTATTGATAACGGGGCCGACGGGGACGAACGTGATGGACCTCGAGATCGTCCTTATTGAGCGCCCTTGA
- a CDS encoding 4Fe-4S binding protein → MQGKKIKNGALESALDTFLAEKEYLVMGFEKDASNVYHRVFKDRLDNYALMSPVFAMNGALYLRRLFAKGAQIILMLRPCEIRSYVELVKLTQIEPENIIAVSVDCFGTVSSKKEGDIPAGEELKGLTKDAEKARWACANCRERRGVVGDAGIRVDANGDYWAFPYTDKGQAFFSLLEGEAAEAPAQMAIGPAEPRPAFQIDMKEFAKDFSKCIMCMNCRDMCPVCYCVDCVFNGDEYLPKGDALFNKVFRAGSTGMPRGKELFHLIRMYHVSQTCVGCGACEEACPQGIPLTKYFKGVSERLQGMFSYMSGRSKDEIIPYLTFIEEELKDAED, encoded by the coding sequence ATGCAGGGTAAGAAGATAAAGAACGGCGCACTCGAAAGCGCTCTCGACACGTTCCTCGCGGAGAAGGAATACCTGGTGATGGGGTTCGAGAAGGACGCGAGCAACGTCTACCACCGGGTCTTCAAGGACAGACTGGACAACTACGCCCTCATGAGCCCCGTCTTCGCCATGAACGGCGCCCTCTACCTGAGAAGACTCTTCGCGAAGGGGGCGCAGATCATCCTCATGCTCCGGCCCTGCGAGATACGGTCCTACGTGGAGCTCGTCAAGCTGACGCAGATAGAACCCGAGAACATCATCGCCGTGTCCGTCGATTGCTTCGGGACGGTCTCGTCGAAGAAGGAGGGCGACATCCCGGCCGGAGAGGAGCTTAAAGGGCTCACGAAGGATGCCGAAAAGGCGCGCTGGGCCTGCGCGAACTGCCGCGAGCGGCGCGGTGTCGTCGGTGACGCGGGGATACGCGTCGACGCGAACGGGGACTACTGGGCCTTTCCCTACACGGACAAGGGACAGGCGTTCTTCTCCCTTCTCGAAGGCGAGGCCGCCGAAGCGCCCGCGCAGATGGCAATAGGACCTGCCGAACCCCGGCCGGCGTTCCAGATCGACATGAAGGAGTTCGCCAAAGACTTCTCGAAGTGTATCATGTGCATGAACTGCCGCGATATGTGTCCCGTGTGCTACTGCGTTGACTGCGTCTTCAACGGCGACGAATACCTGCCAAAGGGTGACGCGCTCTTCAACAAGGTCTTCCGCGCCGGGTCGACGGGGATGCCCCGGGGCAAGGAACTCTTCCACCTCATCCGCATGTACCATGTCTCCCAGACCTGTGTGGGATGCGGTGCCTGCGAGGAGGCCTGCCCTCAGGGGATACCGCTGACGAAGTACTTCAAGGGCGTCTCCGAGAGGCTCCAGGGGATGTTTTCCTACATGTCGGGACGCAGCAAGGACGAGATCATACCTTACCTTACCTTTATAGAGGAAGAACTGAAAGATGCCGAAGACTGA
- a CDS encoding nucleotidyl transferase AbiEii/AbiGii toxin family protein, translating to MGVKSFDEGRIKSAEVIQLITLYNLFSRKESRNIIFQGGTALRWFHGNERFSEDLDFVTSLSMTELTGLLNSLAVSIETGIKAQFGPGAFTLRQKDRGREGSVTAFVEYASEGQRGKTMVKLEFERLKAGASPGQEQVILSSAPAVSYFIRTGQVMFPPGRVVNIETVEEIFSDKIRALLERRYLKGRDLYDIWFMTKTLSLTPDIGLVKRKLEMYEHPFALTREPGYFPQLAQNPESDEAARARAEIDRDLSRFIHEDVMKVLRKDSFQPILAATGEAFEKLLGEGLDLAGYRTVGNERETGS from the coding sequence ATGGGAGTCAAATCGTTCGACGAGGGCAGGATCAAATCCGCTGAGGTTATCCAGCTCATCACGCTCTACAACCTCTTTTCAAGGAAGGAAAGCAGGAATATCATCTTTCAGGGCGGCACCGCGTTGCGATGGTTTCATGGGAACGAAAGGTTTTCCGAGGACCTGGACTTCGTGACATCCCTTAGCATGACGGAGCTGACGGGTCTGCTTAATTCCCTTGCCGTCAGCATCGAAACAGGCATCAAGGCCCAATTCGGTCCCGGGGCCTTCACGCTGAGACAGAAGGACAGGGGGAGAGAAGGGTCTGTCACGGCTTTTGTCGAGTATGCTTCGGAAGGGCAGCGCGGGAAAACCATGGTGAAACTGGAGTTCGAGAGGCTGAAGGCGGGCGCCTCCCCCGGGCAGGAACAGGTGATCCTTTCCTCGGCGCCGGCGGTTTCGTATTTCATCAGGACCGGCCAGGTCATGTTCCCGCCCGGACGCGTCGTCAACATCGAAACGGTGGAGGAGATCTTTTCCGACAAGATCAGGGCCCTCCTGGAACGCCGCTACCTCAAAGGCAGGGATCTCTACGATATCTGGTTTATGACGAAGACGCTGAGCCTGACACCCGATATCGGGCTGGTGAAGAGGAAACTGGAGATGTACGAGCATCCTTTTGCGCTTACGAGGGAGCCGGGTTATTTCCCTCAACTGGCACAAAACCCCGAAAGTGACGAGGCGGCCAGGGCTCGCGCGGAGATCGACAGGGACCTCAGCCGGTTCATCCACGAAGACGTGATGAAGGTCCTCAGGAAGGACAGCTTCCAACCGATCCTCGCCGCAACCGGTGAAGCATTCGAGAAACTCCTCGGGGAGGGCCTCGATCTTGCCGGGTACCGAACCGTCGGCAATGAACGGGAAACGGGGTCATGA
- a CDS encoding CoB--CoM heterodisulfide reductase iron-sulfur subunit A family protein, with amino-acid sequence MKTGIFICHCGHNIKHTVDVKRLSEFFGKLPNVVVSQDYPFVCSEPGQDLISESIEKYGLDRVIVASCTPSLHGEMFKDVLRKKDLNPFLLRRVSIREHCSWVGDDIEENTEKAKRLILSGLYGVAHQVPLEEKIVEVNKTALVIGGGVSGLSAALFLSKMGMQVYLVEKEPELGGVVREIRNIWPARTSGAKITGDMEKELRSRQNVEILTSSELKAFEGFFGNYQATLDTPAGERKIIIGGAVAAIGFAPFDPAIKPELQYGKDPRIVTTLDLERAGELALPENPRVAILHCIGSRDEQIGRPYCSRICCINALRVGEAVRERYADSYVESFYMDMRAHPRGAEEFFEDTQEKGVLFTRGNIGEIVPAPTGILLRGEDTLLGETFEREFDLVVLSIGMSYPVDSQKLATLLKISLDKDRFFLEAHIKLRPFDTAVKGIFIAGSCSGPKDMEESINHGRASALKLYGLLNLGYAFVDPFISFVDPKRCSGCRMCEQACFSKAIKYDEDKRVVHVEEAACQGCGLCNATCPSSAISLRGYYDAILDDEISAFLEAI; translated from the coding sequence ATGAAAACAGGGATCTTCATCTGCCACTGCGGGCACAACATCAAGCACACGGTGGACGTCAAGAGGTTGAGCGAGTTCTTCGGGAAACTGCCGAATGTGGTCGTTTCCCAGGATTACCCTTTCGTGTGCTCCGAGCCGGGGCAGGACTTGATCAGCGAGAGCATCGAGAAGTACGGCCTCGACCGCGTCATCGTAGCGTCCTGCACCCCGTCCCTCCACGGCGAGATGTTCAAGGATGTGCTGAGAAAGAAAGACCTCAACCCCTTCCTGCTGCGCAGGGTGAGCATCAGGGAGCACTGCTCGTGGGTGGGCGACGACATAGAAGAGAACACGGAAAAGGCGAAGAGGCTTATCCTGTCGGGTCTCTACGGCGTGGCGCACCAGGTTCCCCTCGAGGAAAAGATCGTGGAGGTCAACAAGACGGCCCTCGTCATCGGGGGCGGTGTTTCGGGTCTCTCCGCGGCGCTTTTCCTGTCGAAGATGGGCATGCAGGTCTATCTCGTGGAAAAGGAGCCTGAGCTCGGCGGGGTCGTGCGGGAGATAAGGAACATCTGGCCGGCGAGGACGAGCGGCGCGAAGATAACGGGAGACATGGAGAAGGAGCTCAGGAGCAGGCAGAACGTGGAGATCCTGACGTCCTCGGAGCTTAAGGCCTTCGAAGGCTTCTTCGGCAACTACCAGGCGACCCTCGACACCCCGGCGGGGGAGAGGAAGATCATCATCGGCGGGGCGGTCGCGGCCATAGGCTTCGCGCCCTTCGATCCCGCGATAAAGCCCGAGCTGCAGTACGGGAAGGACCCGCGGATCGTGACGACACTCGACCTCGAGCGCGCGGGCGAGCTTGCCCTGCCCGAGAATCCCCGGGTCGCGATCCTCCACTGCATCGGTTCCCGGGACGAGCAGATCGGCAGGCCCTATTGCTCGCGTATCTGCTGCATCAACGCCCTGCGCGTGGGAGAAGCCGTCAGGGAAAGGTACGCCGATTCCTACGTGGAGTCCTTCTACATGGACATGAGGGCCCATCCGCGGGGGGCCGAGGAGTTCTTCGAAGACACCCAGGAAAAGGGAGTTCTCTTCACCCGGGGGAATATCGGGGAGATCGTGCCCGCGCCGACGGGGATCCTCCTGAGGGGTGAGGACACGCTTCTCGGCGAGACCTTCGAGCGCGAGTTCGACCTCGTGGTCCTCTCCATCGGGATGTCCTATCCCGTGGACAGCCAGAAGCTCGCCACGCTTCTCAAGATCAGCCTCGACAAGGACAGGTTCTTCCTTGAGGCCCACATCAAATTGAGGCCTTTCGATACCGCCGTCAAGGGTATCTTCATCGCCGGTTCCTGTTCCGGGCCCAAGGACATGGAGGAGTCGATCAACCACGGCAGGGCCTCGGCCCTGAAGTTGTATGGCCTTTTGAACCTGGGCTACGCCTTCGTGGACCCCTTCATCTCCTTCGTGGACCCCAAGCGGTGCAGCGGCTGCCGCATGTGCGAGCAGGCGTGCTTCTCGAAGGCGATAAAGTACGATGAGGACAAACGGGTCGTTCACGTCGAGGAGGCCGCCTGTCAGGGCTGCGGGCTCTGCAACGCCACCTGCCCGTCATCGGCGATCAGCCTGAGGGGCTATTACGACGCCATCCTCGATGATGAGATAAGCGCATTTTTGGAGGCAATATGA
- a CDS encoding FAD-dependent oxidoreductase — translation MNVLILGGGISGVSAAKVVLKEGHRAIILESTPELGGTMARIANCRIGFKTFFDEIKDHPNLEVIRGASVTAARKEADGFSVTLSDGEVVEAHRVIVAAGLSPYDPVEYKGKRVLTSLEYDARIDQKNGELPEDFTKIGFFLCVGSRSKEYPLCSSVCCSYTIREVKWTLQRAKPEIAVFYNDLRLFGQEFYLEKVYRDAGVRFVRANSRYFEEDEEGVTVRYFVDGVLREERFNYIVLAIGLRPNPGLKDLSALFGFSLNEYGFVVEEEPLVTDAPGVFACGGALEPMNIKDSIMTGFGAGVLAVKDADLLLAAAREDGLINDEDPPEITMPEGDFGSCAFYLGTGDAGDAMFYEYMSARFIEAARKLNEADKTVYIVTKNTVMPSYDEVTFEKARREGVIIINLEEGENFSASDGAIHIGGPGRDLTLAADRVVSFDDYTEHFKGREFLCVYRSEPQLRWNPTRWSRKKYHIGFLRHPRDRRWKPREVLGALGEILLDRGEERLYPTVAEESCSGCGSCKNACPQQAIDIMIKQRDLSIFGLLSSTSVPIAHIDEGACVACGLCVSTCPSDVIKFPSEEEKHKIEECMTHVPSEKTA, via the coding sequence GTGAACGTGCTGATACTTGGCGGGGGCATAAGCGGCGTATCGGCGGCCAAGGTCGTTCTGAAGGAAGGCCACAGGGCGATCATCCTTGAGAGCACGCCGGAGCTGGGCGGCACCATGGCCCGCATCGCGAACTGCCGCATCGGGTTCAAGACATTCTTCGACGAGATAAAGGACCACCCCAACCTTGAGGTCATACGGGGCGCGTCCGTCACGGCGGCGCGCAAAGAGGCCGATGGGTTCTCGGTTACCTTGAGTGACGGCGAGGTGGTCGAGGCCCACCGGGTGATCGTGGCCGCCGGCCTTTCCCCCTATGACCCCGTCGAGTACAAGGGCAAGAGGGTCTTGACGAGCCTCGAGTACGACGCCCGCATCGACCAGAAGAACGGCGAACTGCCGGAAGACTTCACCAAGATCGGGTTTTTCCTCTGCGTGGGCTCGCGCTCGAAGGAGTACCCCCTGTGTTCCTCGGTGTGCTGCTCCTACACGATCCGCGAGGTCAAGTGGACCCTGCAGAGGGCGAAACCGGAGATAGCGGTCTTCTACAACGACTTACGGCTCTTCGGTCAGGAATTCTACCTCGAGAAGGTCTACCGCGACGCGGGCGTCCGCTTCGTGCGCGCCAATTCCCGCTACTTTGAAGAAGACGAGGAGGGTGTGACGGTCCGTTACTTCGTCGATGGAGTGCTCAGGGAGGAACGATTCAATTACATCGTCCTTGCCATCGGGCTGCGCCCCAACCCCGGGCTCAAGGACCTCTCCGCCCTCTTCGGATTTTCCCTCAACGAATACGGCTTTGTCGTGGAGGAAGAGCCCCTCGTGACGGACGCCCCGGGCGTCTTCGCCTGCGGCGGCGCCCTGGAGCCCATGAACATCAAGGATTCCATCATGACAGGCTTTGGCGCCGGTGTCCTTGCCGTGAAGGACGCGGACCTCCTCCTGGCCGCCGCCAGGGAAGATGGTCTCATCAACGACGAGGACCCCCCGGAGATCACCATGCCCGAGGGCGACTTCGGGTCCTGCGCCTTCTATCTCGGTACCGGCGACGCCGGCGACGCGATGTTCTACGAGTACATGTCGGCCCGCTTCATCGAGGCCGCGCGGAAGCTGAACGAGGCGGACAAGACCGTCTACATTGTCACGAAGAACACCGTGATGCCCTCCTACGACGAGGTGACCTTCGAGAAAGCGAGACGCGAGGGCGTCATCATCATCAACCTCGAGGAAGGCGAGAACTTCAGCGCCTCCGACGGTGCCATCCACATAGGCGGGCCGGGACGGGACCTCACCCTGGCGGCGGACCGGGTGGTTTCCTTCGACGATTACACCGAGCATTTCAAGGGCAGGGAATTCCTCTGTGTCTATCGCTCCGAGCCCCAGCTGCGCTGGAACCCGACGCGGTGGAGCCGCAAAAAATACCACATCGGCTTCTTGCGTCATCCCCGTGACAGGCGCTGGAAGCCGCGCGAGGTCCTCGGAGCCCTCGGCGAGATCCTCCTCGACCGCGGCGAGGAACGCCTCTATCCCACGGTGGCGGAAGAGAGCTGCAGTGGTTGCGGCTCCTGCAAGAACGCGTGTCCCCAGCAGGCCATCGACATCATGATCAAGCAAAGAGATCTGTCCATCTTTGGTCTCTTAAGCTCAACGAGCGTCCCCATAGCGCACATAGACGAAGGTGCCTGCGTGGCCTGCGGCCTGTGCGTGTCAACGTGCCCGTCGGACGTCATCAAATTCCCGTCTGAGGAAGAGAAGCACAAGATCGAGGAATGCATGACGCACGTGCCATCCGAAAAGACGGCTTGA
- a CDS encoding hydrogenase iron-sulfur subunit, with protein sequence MEDRTAKNPEIVGFACTYCTFKASEMAGSLRMKYPEGVKVIQVPCSSRVDPAFVIKAIFEGADGVFVAGCHPGDCHFIKGNYYTRRKIAALKELFDAFGMKDRLRLFWVSASEARRFVEKVTEFYNDIKEKKNAG encoded by the coding sequence ATGGAAGATAGAACGGCAAAGAACCCGGAGATCGTGGGTTTTGCGTGTACCTACTGTACATTCAAGGCCTCGGAGATGGCGGGAAGCCTGAGGATGAAGTACCCGGAAGGGGTGAAGGTGATCCAGGTTCCCTGTTCCAGCAGGGTCGACCCGGCCTTTGTGATAAAGGCCATCTTCGAGGGGGCCGACGGCGTTTTCGTCGCGGGCTGTCACCCGGGGGACTGTCACTTCATCAAGGGCAACTACTATACCCGCCGGAAGATAGCGGCCCTGAAGGAGCTTTTCGACGCCTTCGGCATGAAGGACAGGCTCCGGCTCTTCTGGGTGAGCGCCTCGGAGGCGCGGCGGTTCGTTGAAAAGGTGACGGAATTCTACAACGACATAAAGGAAAAGAAAAATGCAGGGTAA